The following DNA comes from Rosa rugosa chromosome 5, drRosRugo1.1, whole genome shotgun sequence.
CCTGTATTTCCTAGCTAATTTAGTTGATGGTTTCTTAGGCTAAATAGTTTCAGTTTCAGTGTCATTCAATtggttttaatcttttattCCTTATTCAGGGTCTTTGGTCTAgctatttttttacttttgattCTAGATTATTGTTCTAAAATTAAACTGATTAAGTGGTCCGTGTTTTGATTAATGATACACTTAATTATCATTTGTATATAATTATGATTGAATTTGTTTGAtcttatttatagtgtattcCGCTTCAGCCTGgagttctttttttcttttcctttttttccccCCTTTTTGTTGTCTCATTTGCTTTGCCCTATAAGAATATTGTGTCGAGATTAGCTTTCATCCATATATAACTAATTCGATGATTTTGTTGCAGATTTCTTCACCTTTTAAAAACTTTATGCAAAGTAGCCTGTGCTTCATTAGTTTGCTGCTGTTCCTTGGTTTTGCtactttatatttttatttgttgtttAAAATAGATTCTTGAATCCATGTCTTTTGACTTTAGACCTTACTGGAACATGTCGTGCATTTCAATTTATTAACTATATATGAACAGATGCATGACCTTCATAAGAAGTTATTCTATGAGAAAAGGAGGCTTGATATATCAGTGTAATACAAATACTATATTTGAAACAAATGCTCCTTTAATATATAGACGTCGTCATGATGATACGAAATTTGTAATAAAAAATAATGTACAAATTGGAAATAATTTTGTTGTACCTTATAATCCTAATTTATTGTAAAGATATAATGCTCATATTAATGCTTTGTACATGCTTCAATTAGATTCATACATTGTAAACTAAATTCTGAAAAATTTGTTTAGCgcatattttttatttcatttaaatACAGCTTGGTTGTTTTTCTGAACCGAAAACTTAAAACCgaacataaaaaaattaaaatagaaagaaaacaaTCCCGCGGCATCGCGCGGGTTCTCTTGCTAGTTTCATATTAGGGGAGGAATATCCATCAATTCGATCAGATTCTTGTTTTATAATTTTCCAAAGCACATGCTATTGCTAAAGACTCGACTGAACCGAGTGACACGGCAATTAACAGGTCCATTAGACTGTGTCATAGTTAGTCCACATCAATTAACCAGGTTTGGATAAGACTTGACCTAATTCTAGACTCATTTTATAACCACCATAAAAATTAGAAATTCCATATTTTCAGGTCCTAAGAAATGAATGAGCGTCAATGGAAACAAAGTACATCATATTTTCAGTCCTACATGCCATTATAGTCTCTATCTTATCGTTTTATACTTGTGGATGAGCATAAAGATTCCTATTAGTTGTCAATTCTTAATGGaagctcaatttttttttgaacattAATGGAATCTCAGTTATGGCATAAACTTCAGCAGAGTTAACAGTCAATTAATGTTTGGTGTGTGtgttggtggggtggtaaggctctGAACTCTCATTTgggaggtcaggagttcgagccccactATGGGTGGGTtggggtggggtttaaaaaaaaaaaaaaaaacagtcaaTTAATGTCTCCATCCCttacattttcttcccttttACTCATGGCATTCTAAAAGAATCTTTGAAAAAGTAGTCACTAAACATCCAAatttggaaaattcataacttccaATTTTAACATTATTGTTCAAAGACTTTGACTCGATCAAGTGTATCTGTGTATTAGAAACTCCCAAATATACCCCAAAAAGAAGATGTGTGTAAAAAGCCTATAAATAAATCCTATTGGGTCTAACAGCTATAAGCCTATAACATACTTTGTAGTCTGTATAGCCAAATAAATCAAACAAAAGCCATGAGATCTTTAGCTTTTGAAAAAGTATGCCCTCTAGTTTACTGCCTTTTTTTGTACGTTCACCTACTTTCATCACAAAACTACTTTCCACATTTTGCTTCTGCTAGTTCAACTACTGAAGTAGAGGCTCTTCTCAAATGGAAAGCCAGATTTCTAAATCAAACCTCCCATAATAACCAGCTCAAGGATTGGATTTACCTTCCCAAGACTTCTAATACAAATGCCACCAATTCTTCCAGCAACCCCAAGGTAAACGAAAGCCCATGCATTTGGGCTGGTATTTCATGCAATGCTGCTGGAAGTGTCACCAACATAACCATTGCCAGTTTCGGTATACAAGGTACGCTACATGAATTCTCATTCTTGTCCTTCCCCAATCTCGAATATCTTGATATCAGCGTCAATAATTTCTTTGATGTCATCCCACCTCAAATCAGTTCCCTTTCAAAACTCCTTCATCTTGACCTCTCTAATAACCAATTCTCCGGGAGAATTCCACCAGAAATTGGTCTTCTTAGAAATCTTACATTTCTCTATCTCCACAAAAATAATCTTTCTGATGTTATTCCTCCTTCGCTAGGGAATTTGAAATCGCTAGTGAATCTATCAATGAGTTATAATCTACTCAATGGTTCAATTCCAGCATCACTTAGTGATCTCATAAACATTAACAGGCTCTACCTCGGCCAAAATAACCTCTATGGCAACATTCCAAAAGAGTTAGGGAACCTGAAATCATTGGTCGATCTAGAGTTGAGCACCAATCAACTCAGTGGTTTAATTCCGACAACATTGGGTGATCTGACCAACCTTACCACTCTCTATCTCCATACAAATGACCTCTCTGGCACCATTCCAAAAGAGTTAGGGAACCTGAAATCTTTGGTGGATCTAGAGTTGAGCACCAATCAACTTAGTGGTTCAATTCCGAAAACATTGGGTGATCTGACCAACCTTACCACTCTCTATCTGCATTCAAATAATCTCTCTGGCACCATTCCAAAAGAGTTAGGGAATTTGAAATCCTTGGTGGATCTAGGGTTGAGCACCAATCAACTTAGTGGTTCAATTCCGAAAACATTGGGTGATCTGACCAACCTTACCACTCTCTATCTTAATTCAAATAATCTCTCTGGCACCATTCCAAAAGAGTTAGGGAATTTGAAATCCTTGGTGTCTCTAATGTTGAGCACCAATCAATTCAGTGGTTCAATTCCAACAACATTCGCTGACTTGCAATCCTTGGAAGTCCTTTTCCTTCGTGACAACCAACTTTCTGGCTCTATCCCTCAAAATATAGGAAATATCCAGAAGTTGACAAAATTGCACTTGGGTATAAACCAATTTTCTGGCTATTTGCCACAAAACATTTGTCGAGGTGGATCACTCACAAACTTTTCAGCAGAAAGCAACAATCTAATTGGTCCAATCTTAGAAAGCTTGAAAACCTGCACGAGCTTAATCAGAGTCCATCTTGAAGGGAACCAATTGACAGGTAACATCTCAGAACACTTCGGTGTTTATCCGAATCTGAATTTTATAGACTTGAGTCGCAATAAATTTTATGGTGAACTCTCACAAAATTGGGGACTGTGCCCAAATTTAGCAACTCTACGAATAGCCGGAAACAACCTTACTGGTTCTATACCACCTGAGATCGGAGAAGCAACCCAAATTCATGAGCTAGATCTTTCTTCAAATCGTTTGGTCGGGACGATTCCGAAGGAGTTTGGGAGATTGACTTCAATGGTGAAGCTGATATTGGATGGCAACCAACTTTCAGGTCGTGTCCCTTTAGAGTTAAAATCATTTACTGATCTAGAATATCTTGATCtatcaacaaacaatttcaatGATTCAATTCCAAGCTTTGTGGGTGACTTTGTCAAGTTATATTACTTGAATTTGAGCAACAACATGTTCGGTCAAGTAATTCCATTTCAGCTGGGGAAGTTAATTCAGCTGTCCCAACTAGATTTGAGTTCTAACGCACTTGAAGGTCATATAGCATCAGATATTAGTAAAATGCAGAGTCTGGAGATACTTAATATATCCCACAACAATCTTTCTGGTTTCATTCCAACAAGTATGGAAGACATGCATGGGCTAACGTATGTTGACATATCCTACAATCACTTGGAAGGCCCACTTCCCAACATCAAAGCATTTCAAGCTGCTCCTCGAGAAGCATTACAAGGGAACAAAGGCTTGTGTGGCAACACAACATTTTTGCAACCCTGCACTTCTAGCCAAAAAAAGGACCCTAAACTCATACTTTTGATGatcttcctttttcttggaaCAATTGTACTTCTAGCCTTTATATTTGCTTTTGtaccaaaaaggaaaaagaagcatCAACATCTAGAAGCAAAAAACAGGGATGAGGAAATTTCTTTTTCGATATTGAAGTTTGATGGGAAGACAATGTATGAGGAAATCGTCAGGGCAACAAAAGATTTTGATTCTATGTATTGCATAGGGAAGGGAGAACATGGAACTGTCTACAAAGTAACTTTGTCAAATGCTAACACAGTAGCTGTGAAGAAACTCCATCTGTTATGCGCTGATGATGAGAATCTTCAAAAGGAATTCTTGAATGAAATCAGGGCACTAACTGAGATGCGACACCGAAATATTGTGAAGCTTTATGGTTTCTGTTCACATAGGCGACACTCATTTTTGGTGTATGAGTATCTTGAAAAGGATAGTTTGGCCACAGTGTTGAGCAAAGATGAGGAAGCTAAAGAACTAGGGTGGAGTAAAAGAGTGAATATTCTTAAAGGTGTAGCTCACGCCTTGTGTTACATGCACCATGAGTGCTTGCCACCAATTGTGCACCGGGACATATCGAGCAAGAATATTTTGCTGGATTCTGAATATGGGGCCTATGTTTCAGACTTTGGCACCGCTAAGTTCTTAAATCCAAACTCAGCTAATTGGACTGCCGTTGCAGGCACTTACGGATATGTTGCACCGGGTAAATGTTTTTCTCTGCTCCCTATAGTATCTATCAAAATTCATGCTTTTGTTTTTAGGCAAATGATTCCTTTTAGAACCTTGCTGACTTAACTAAATGATATttatttttgtgtgtgtgtgtgtgtgtattctgTGAGCAGAGCTGGCGTATACAATGGAAGTAAATGAGAAGTGTGATGTTTATAGCTTTGGAGTGGTGGCATTGGAGATAGTTATAGGAAGACATCCTGCAGATCTTCTCTCATCTCTATCATTGGGGTTGTCGTCATCGTCAACTGCCTTACCAGCCCATACAATGCCAGTTGAGGATGTTTTGGACCAACGCATTTCCCCTCCAACACATCAGGTTGTAGGGGAAGTGCTCTCGCTTATGAAGATAGCATTTGCATGCCTGAGTTCCGGTCCTCAATCTCGTCCAACAATGAAACAAGTTTCTCAACAATTTGAAACAAGTTTCTCAACAATTTGAAACTCATCAGAGACTACAGTTGTCAAAGCCATTACGTATGACAACACTAGGTGAATTGCTTGCCCTCGATGGTTTGGCTTTGGCTATCTGAGAATGTTTTTCTTTCCTAAATTTCATTATATCAGTGGTCTTGTAATTCTTCTTAAAAGTTGCCTCTTTCTAAAGTTGTATTCTATTTCATTTCCAGTTCTGTACTTCTCATGCTTTAATTTGGTTGGGTTGCAGATTGAAATGTTTTGTCTACGTGTAGAGATAAATAAATCAAAGATTTCTTTGTATAATTGCATGGTTTGACATTTACACTATCATGTTCTATTCTAGCCACTGTGAAGCAAGTAAGACAATAGTCCTATTGGATTTATAGGTGAGATGTAAAagtttttgggtttgggttatggtAGCCCTGTACTATTCGTTGTTCTTCTACAGCCTCGGTAAAAATGGTGATTGAGAATAATGATTGCATAGAATAATTCTCTATTTTCTCATTTCTGTTTAGTAGAATGTGTTGCAATTATAtacaaagaaaagaagattCTAGAGGCTGAGAATCAACTATACAATCATCCTATAATTACAACAAGATATGACAATATTTATTGCCAGATTTGTAACCTATCGATTACAATAAAATCCCAACAATTAGTCTCACGTAATTAAGCTAATAAATCAATGATAGTCATTGTGATTTTCAACACtgcccctcaagttggagcatgAATGTCTAGAATTCCCAACTTGCGTGAATGTCAATGGAAAAGTGTAACACCTAGGGGCTTAATAAATATGTCTGCAACTTGTTAGGTAGATGGTGTATAGGCTATTGAAATCACTCCCATTTAAATTCTTTCACAAACAACATGACAATCCATTTCAATGTGTTTAGTGCGATGATGAAATACAGGATTTGCTCCTATATATAGAGCAGCTTGGTTGTCACAAACCAACCTTGCCAGTTTTGGATGATGTACTTGAAGAAGATATTTCAACCAAGTGAGCTCACAAGTAGCAGAGGCCATAGAACGATACTCTGCTTCTGCCGATGAGCGAGATACAACACTTTGCTTCTTAGATTTCCAAGAGATAAGAGAATCACCAAGGAAAACACAATGACCAGAAACTGATCTCCTTGTTGTGGGGCAACCACCCCAATCTGCATCACAATAGCCTTTTAGCTTTGAAGAACTTTGTGATGGGAATAATAAATCACTATGTCAataaactcatcagacgacagaatggttagtttctgttgtctgaataatttTAACGACAGAATGAaaaaattctgttgtctgaatatagtgTATATCATAGTAAATCAGTTTTCTGAAAAAGGCTctgtttcagacaacagatttctgtTGTGCATTACACTAAGATTGATTTAGTTTTGGttgtttgggtttttttttttttgaaaaaaactgtttgaaaatgttatgtttcagacaacagatttctgtTGTGCATTAAAGCAGATTGATTTAATTTTGGTTGTTCACTTGTTTGgacattttttttccctttcagtTTGGGTTTTTGGTACAACATAAAGACATATTCGTCTAACACTAGATGAAATTTTGGCCCGACAAATTTATCAGACTGAGAGAAACCTAAAAACCATCTCTCAGCTCGCTCTCACTCTCAAACCCATCTTCTCTCTTGCGCGCTCTTGCTTTCGCAGAAACCTAAAAACCGTCTCTCAGCTCGCTCTCACTCTCAAACCCATCTTCTCTCTTACTCTTGCTTTCGCTCTCGCACACAACAGAAATCTTCGAACTGAAAACCCAATCCAATATCAATTTCTTCCAATCCAACATCGAACTGAAAACCTAGAAAAAATCTCAACCATCTCGCCTTGCAAACTAGAAAACCCCATTCCAGCCAAAGAATCTCAGTCTCGATCCGTATCTTGGTCTCAATCTGAATCCGCATCTGTCACTGGTAAGCCCTTGGTTAAGTGTTaatagatttagggtttttgttggattgggtatttagggttttctcGATTAAGTGTTCATCTCACTTTGCCTAGGTGATTGCATTGGGCAGCAACACAGGCGGTTTAGGCGGAGGCTGTTATCTATTGAATCCAAAATAGGAAGAGGAAAGTTCAAGGGCAAGCCCACGGGTCAGTGCCACTTCTGCACTCACGAAGAGATGGgtattcaatctctctctcattctttcacTTTTTCCTCTATTTCTATATCTATTTGCAAGGTCTCAGTTGCTTGGTGTTTTCTCCACCCACAAAGAGATGGGTATTCAATAGATGAATTTGTAAATGTTTTACGCATTCTAATTTTGAATTTGGGGTCTTCATCTAAAAGCTCGTACTTCTTTCATGAAATTTTCTTCCTTTAATGAACTTTGGTCCAGATAAGTTCTAGGTTTCTGGTAGTTATTTGGCTTGAAGTTTGGTCTACCCTTATTGGATTATTGACtcaattgattcaattccaATGGTTTAATTGTAATTCCGAATTGGGATTAGATGATTGAATTCATTTCGACCTTATGCGGTGAATAAGGTCATATATACAGTTAAATTTGTTCTTCCTCACTACTTTAGCTTCGAAAAAAGTAGAGAGACTTGTCTAAATTTCGTTTTTAATGTTGATTAGAGGGTATACTATATACCTTGGTAGGAAAGATTGTTTCTTTCCACTCATTTGATTTTACATTTAGTGGCACAGTTATGTATATGATTCCTGAATAGGTAACAATAGTAACTGTCTAAACCTATTAACTTTTTTGAATATGTATATCTGCTTCCTTATGTATTAGTTATTGTGTGCTTGGTTTCTTTATGTGGGTGATCGGTGAAACCCAGTAGTGACTATTACTGCAATGTGGATTTCATAGTGTTTTGTAATATGCTGTGTTTCTTTATTCTTGCatgttaattaattatatattttgGTGGGATCTGGTATCATAAATTTCATATATCGACCTAACTAGCTAATTTAGATATATGGTTAATTTAATAATAACcagaataaacaaaacaattcataCAAAATGAGTTTGGAAGTTATTAGTTGCCTTTTCTTTTGCTATTCGATCACCTTATAGATTGGTCTTTGATCATCCCCTTTATTTCTGCAGTTCTTTATTAAGTAAATAGCTATTTTTCTATATTCTAATAGATATGCAATATATGGCAGCATGAACAATTAGTGAGAGAGCATTGTGTTGAATATGTATATGGTACTCTCAACAAGATACAAGTGCACTTATTACCTTTCATATTATTAGGAGGGTAGACATATGGCTCTGATTTGGTTACGAACTTGGTTTCGTAGGGGTGAGATGGCTGGACCTGGACGCATGGCAGCTCTCGAGGAATGAGGTAATTTGGTGAATTGACACCTTTCACTCCTCCAAAATTACAGGTAAAGGAATGTTTTGTAGTTGTATTTGTTTAGTTACTCCATTAAATACTACTATTATCAGATGGTTGTGCACTCGGGATTTGCAGATAAATGGGATTAATTTAGTGAAAACAATTCTTCATCCTGCACTATGCATTTTGTATGTGTTCtgcaattgttttttttttggttagttTTCTTATGAAACATGTTATGTATATAGATGTCTGCAGACATATTTGCCTCTGAATGATAGCATTTTTTGCATTCTTGATTTGGATGATAGACGTGAAAGGGTGCTCACtgatttgttgatttttttttgggttacatGTGGTCAATTGGAGAAGGAAACAAATCTTATTGAGGGAGTTTCATGGTTAGATTGTGGCCACCGTGAAATGCAGGTAAGGAACTGTTGATATTATGTGTTACTGCTGATGTCAAAGTTTATAGTAGCTTtagcattttttgtttttggcaatTAACTTTATCATTTTTGAGCTATGCCAACTATAATTTTATCTTGTCTGATATTTATTCTGGTTGGAAGTTTACTTTTTACAGGTTTGGCATCCATCTCTGAGTGTTGACCCTTTAAAGTAGGGTGATTTCTTGTAGGTACGCATGTACTTAAGAAAGCATGTTTATACTGCTTCTTTTTGACAGATTGTATTTGACCTGAGATGGTGAATTCTTGTCTAACATGCACGTCTCAAATTATCAGATGGGGTAAAGTATTATGTTAAATATAGGTCAATAACCCTGTATGCTTTGTATTATTCCACTCAAATTCGATGCTTGTTTCTTTGGCCTTCATTCAAAGGCTCTATAACCGAACTTTTACCATTCTCTTTTtgcatcatattatttataTGATATAGTGGTTAGTAGTGATGATACTTTGGTTGGTATAAATGGTTAAAGAATTTCAGTTCGTGTTCTTTATACTTCCAAAATTTTATTGATAGGTGGAGAATCAGGAAGGAGTCGCAAACTTTGATGATATCCTTGCAAATTCAGATGCATTCATGGTGGCACGAGGTGATCTTTGAATGGAAATTCCAATAGAAGATATCTTTTTGGCTCAGAAAGTGATGATCTATAAGTGCAGCATCCAAGGAAAACATGTTGTCACGACAATACAGATGTTGGAACTAGCAGTTGTTGAATATGTTGATGAATTGTACAAGTTCTACAAACTTGAAGAGGTAATCCCTTATCCTTTTTCCCCCTCCCCAGATCTTCCCTTTTAGGCTTCTTCTATTATACCTTTTCTTACACTTGAATATTACTTATGCAGGATGACTACCGAGTTGGAGATTACTTGGACATTGATCAAGTCTGGGTTGAATGGGCAAGCATGTTGTCAAGTTTCAGATCACTAGTGTTGTATGTCTGTGGTAGATCAGTAGTTAGGAATCATTTTGTGCATATAGCTAGAACTCACTTTGGTGGCTGTAATGATTCATGATGATATTCAAATAAATAGACCAATTTTTCTAAAATTGTGTCGTGCAAATGCTCTTTCTAAGACAGAAATAAAAACCAATTAAAGTTGACATCCAAACCAACATCAGACTacaaaatttaatatttgaaagACGTCTCTTCaacagaaaatataaaaaacccTAGAAGCCGCAGCACACAAGTTTGGTTGAGATTTAGCTGAGTtcctctcgtccggcggcgttCATCATTGGCATGGGGCTTGCCTCGCTGTCGTGGGgaggctgccggacgggtgatgGTGGTCTATGGTTCTCTGGCTTCTAGGATTTGCAGTAACCCGAAGTCGACAACGGGATCTGGTTTTCGTTCTGGTTTGAAGCCTCCTTAAGAGCTTCAAATGGTGATTCAGAAGCTACTGTCCATTGAAATCCTCCCAACTTCAACATGTCGGTAAGTGGTTTTGCTATAATACCAAAATTGCGGACATACTTTCGATAATATCCAGCCAGTCCCAAAAATCCTCTTAATCTCTTGACCGTTTTGGGTTTGGCCCATGTCTTGATGCACTCAATCTTTGCAGGATCCACTGATACACCTAAGGCACTAATGACATGTCCCAAATACTCAACAGAAGAGACTCCAAAACTGCACTTGCTTTTCTTAACCTTCAAGGAATGCTACTGAAGTTTTTGAAAGACCTTCTCCAAATCTTCCAAGTCGGACTCCAATGTATGACTATACACCAAAATATCATCAAAAAACACCTGAGCAAACTGTCACAGATAATCTCGTAACACATCATTCATCACGGACTGAAAAGTGGAAGGGGCATTGGTGAGCCCAAATGGCATAACCAGGAATTCATAATGTCCATTGTGAGTTCGAAAATCAGTTTTACTCACATCTGAAGCATCCATTCTGATTTGATGATAACCGGACCTTAGATCAAGCTTGGTGAATATAGTGGAACCATGAACTTCATCTAGAAGCTCGTCCACCAGCGGAATAGGGTACTTGTCTTTAACAGTGACAGAATTAAGTGATCTATAATCCACACACATTCTCCAAGTACCGTCTTTCTTCTTGACCAAAAGTACAGGAGAAGAGAATGGACTCACACTTGGCTTGATGACACCATTGTCCAACAGTTCTTGTACAATCTTTTCAATTTCGGCCTTCTGAAAGTGAGGATATCTGTATGGTCTCACACTAATAGGTGGAGTGTTAGGCAACAACTCAATTTTATGATCTTGAGGCCGAGCAGGTGGTAAAGTGGTTGGGGCACTGAACAAATCCTCATACTTGCTGATCATGGCTTGTAGCTTCGGATGGGGACTTGCAACAACATTGTGCATTAGGGCAGGTTGCAGCTGGACTAGCATGGCTTCCTTCTCCTTCCTGAGTAGTCTGGTCATGGCTTTACAGCTTATAACAGTAGCCTCGGCCTTGGTTTCACCCTGCAACAAAAACTCACTCCCTTGAACACAAAATCGCATCTTCATTGAGTCAAAATTCCATAGAATGTCCCCAA
Coding sequences within:
- the LOC133711598 gene encoding probable leucine-rich repeat receptor-like protein kinase At1g35710, which encodes MRSLAFEKVCPLVYCLFLYVHLLSSQNYFPHFASASSTTEVEALLKWKARFLNQTSHNNQLKDWIYLPKTSNTNATNSSSNPKVNESPCIWAGISCNAAGSVTNITIASFGIQGTLHEFSFLSFPNLEYLDISVNNFFDVIPPQISSLSKLLHLDLSNNQFSGRIPPEIGLLRNLTFLYLHKNNLSDVIPPSLGNLKSLVNLSMSYNLLNGSIPASLSDLININRLYLGQNNLYGNIPKELGNLKSLVDLELSTNQLSGLIPTTLGDLTNLTTLYLHTNDLSGTIPKELGNLKSLVDLELSTNQLSGSIPKTLGDLTNLTTLYLHSNNLSGTIPKELGNLKSLVDLGLSTNQLSGSIPKTLGDLTNLTTLYLNSNNLSGTIPKELGNLKSLVSLMLSTNQFSGSIPTTFADLQSLEVLFLRDNQLSGSIPQNIGNIQKLTKLHLGINQFSGYLPQNICRGGSLTNFSAESNNLIGPILESLKTCTSLIRVHLEGNQLTGNISEHFGVYPNLNFIDLSRNKFYGELSQNWGLCPNLATLRIAGNNLTGSIPPEIGEATQIHELDLSSNRLVGTIPKEFGRLTSMVKLILDGNQLSALWVTLSSYIT
- the LOC133711599 gene encoding MDIS1-interacting receptor like kinase 2-like — its product is MQSLEILNISHNNLSGFIPTSMEDMHGLTYVDISYNHLEGPLPNIKAFQAAPREALQGNKGLCGNTTFLQPCTSSQKKDPKLILLMIFLFLGTIVLLAFIFAFVPKRKKKHQHLEAKNRDEEISFSILKFDGKTMYEEIVRATKDFDSMYCIGKGEHGTVYKVTLSNANTVAVKKLHLLCADDENLQKEFLNEIRALTEMRHRNIVKLYGFCSHRRHSFLVYEYLEKDSLATVLSKDEEAKELGWSKRVNILKGVAHALCYMHHECLPPIVHRDISSKNILLDSEYGAYVSDFGTAKFLNPNSANWTAVAGTYGYVAPELAYTMEVNEKCDVYSFGVVALEIVIGRHPADLLSSLSLGLSSSSTALPAHTMPVEDVLDQRISPPTHQVVGEVLSLMKIAFACLSSGPQSRPTMKQVSQQFETSFSTI